In Geotalea uraniireducens, one genomic interval encodes:
- a CDS encoding fumarylacetoacetate hydrolase family protein, translating into MSTAKLAGTGQEYRIGKILCIGRNYAEHIKELGNETPAAPVIFTKPATAVIGDGQEIVIPPYSHDCHHEAELALLIGRQGKDIPREEAASYIAGYGVAIDLTLRDVQGELKKKGLPWDIAKGFDTACPLSDFVPAEQVADPQRLQIRLSVNGELRQDGSTALMIHQVADIISYMSGIFTLEPGDIILTGTPAGVGPLVSGDIVSTEIPGVVALRVSVK; encoded by the coding sequence ATGAGTACCGCCAAGCTCGCCGGCACCGGCCAGGAATACCGCATCGGCAAGATTCTCTGCATCGGTCGCAACTATGCCGAACATATCAAAGAACTCGGCAACGAGACCCCAGCGGCACCGGTCATTTTCACCAAGCCGGCGACGGCAGTCATCGGCGACGGTCAAGAGATCGTCATCCCCCCCTATTCCCACGATTGCCACCACGAGGCGGAGCTGGCGCTGCTCATCGGTCGCCAGGGCAAGGATATCCCCCGCGAGGAAGCCGCCAGTTATATTGCCGGCTATGGGGTAGCCATCGATCTGACCTTACGTGACGTGCAAGGGGAACTGAAGAAAAAGGGGCTCCCCTGGGATATTGCCAAAGGGTTCGATACTGCCTGTCCCCTATCCGATTTCGTTCCTGCCGAACAGGTTGCCGACCCGCAACGCTTGCAGATTCGCCTGAGCGTCAATGGCGAACTCCGCCAGGATGGCTCGACGGCCCTGATGATTCATCAGGTTGCCGACATCATCAGTTATATGTCGGGGATTTTTACCCTCGAGCCAGGCGACATCATCTTGACCGGCACCCCTGCCGGAGTCGGCCCACTCGTTTCCGGCGACATCGTCAGCACGGAAATTCCCGGCGTCGTCGCACTCCGGGTCAGCGTAAAATAA
- a CDS encoding TIGR01212 family radical SAM protein (This family includes YhcC from E. coli K-12, an uncharacterized radical SAM protein.) — protein sequence MPESYINKDLRFNSYGTYLRRRFGYRVSKVNVDGGFTCPNRDGTRGDGGCVYCDNSSFSPNSTLARIPIEIQMLEGMAYHRRRLGSEKFIIYFQKYTNTYGPVSKLRDLYHRALSHPDVLGISVGTRPDSLSDECLELLTELATRHYVCVELGLQSMDDAILNRINRGHTLAEYLQAVHRLSGRGIELCTHLIYGFPGETRRGFLRTADLLATLPINSVKLHQLHAVKGTRLAEMYRQGEFVPVSHQEYLATVCDFLEILPPQIAVQRLYGSAPLAIRVAPNWDFKNNQMWYTVVNELKRRGTWQGCRLAGSSSRVGNL from the coding sequence ATGCCCGAGTCGTACATTAACAAGGATCTTCGCTTCAACTCCTACGGCACTTACCTGCGCCGCCGTTTCGGCTACCGGGTCAGCAAGGTCAACGTCGATGGCGGCTTCACCTGCCCCAACCGTGACGGCACGCGAGGGGACGGCGGCTGTGTCTATTGCGACAATAGCTCCTTCTCGCCGAATAGCACGCTAGCCCGGATACCGATCGAAATCCAGATGCTGGAAGGAATGGCCTACCATCGCCGCCGGCTCGGCAGCGAAAAATTCATCATCTACTTCCAGAAATACACCAACACCTACGGACCTGTAAGCAAGCTCCGGGACCTGTATCACCGGGCGCTTTCACACCCGGACGTCCTAGGAATTTCCGTCGGTACGCGGCCCGATTCCCTTTCCGATGAATGCCTCGAATTGCTGACCGAGCTGGCAACCCGCCACTACGTTTGCGTTGAACTCGGTCTACAATCGATGGACGACGCCATCCTGAACCGGATCAACCGGGGCCATACCCTGGCCGAATACCTGCAGGCCGTCCACCGGCTCAGCGGCAGAGGCATCGAACTCTGCACCCATCTGATCTACGGGTTTCCCGGTGAAACCCGCCGGGGATTTCTCAGGACCGCCGACCTGCTCGCCACGTTGCCGATCAATTCGGTCAAACTGCACCAGCTGCACGCCGTCAAAGGCACCAGGCTTGCCGAAATGTACCGGCAGGGAGAATTCGTCCCCGTATCCCATCAGGAATACCTGGCAACCGTCTGCGACTTCCTCGAAATCCTCCCGCCGCAGATCGCCGTCCAGCGGCTGTACGGCTCGGCACCGCTTGCCATCCGGGTTGCGCCGAACTGGGATTTCAAAAACAACCAGATGTGGTACACGGTCGTCAACGAACTGAAACGGCGGGGGACTTGGCAAGGGTGCCGGCTGGCCGGAAGCAGCAGCCGAGTCGGCAATCTGTAA
- the thiE gene encoding thiamine phosphate synthase: MARVGFSLYLITDRRQTNSRPLDEVIEAALRGGVKAVQLREKDLSPREQLELAHRLRELTSRYGARLLVNDRLDIALAVEADGVHLGEAGIDPATARRLIGPERLIGVSCHSVAGALAAQQGGADFITFGPVFATPSKARYGEPVGVKPLSEAKRQLRIPIFALGGICRNSVPEVLAAGADGIAMISAIIAADNPREEAAAFLDLLPSPAGNE, translated from the coding sequence TTGGCTAGGGTTGGCTTTTCCCTCTATCTGATCACCGACCGGCGGCAGACCAACAGTCGACCGCTTGACGAGGTGATCGAGGCGGCCTTGCGGGGCGGCGTCAAGGCAGTACAGCTGCGGGAAAAGGATCTCTCGCCGCGCGAGCAGCTCGAGCTTGCCCACCGGCTGCGCGAACTGACCTCCCGCTATGGCGCCCGGCTGCTAGTCAACGACCGGCTCGACATCGCCCTGGCGGTGGAAGCCGACGGCGTTCACCTGGGAGAGGCCGGCATCGATCCGGCTACCGCCCGACGACTGATCGGCCCCGAGCGACTGATCGGCGTTTCCTGCCACAGCGTAGCCGGGGCGCTGGCAGCCCAGCAGGGAGGGGCCGACTTTATCACCTTCGGACCGGTCTTCGCCACCCCGTCTAAAGCCCGCTACGGGGAGCCAGTCGGCGTAAAACCGTTGTCGGAAGCGAAACGGCAGCTACGGATTCCCATCTTCGCCCTCGGCGGCATCTGCCGGAATTCAGTGCCGGAAGTTCTGGCTGCCGGAGCTGACGGTATCGCCATGATCTCCGCCATCATTGCCGCGGATAACCCGCGGGAAGAGGCAGCAGCCTTCCTCGATCTGCTGCCATCCCCAGCGGGAAACGAGTAA
- a CDS encoding thiazole synthase, translating into MSNASDKLIIAGREFNSRLMVGTGKYATNEQMVQALEASGAEIITVAVRRVNISDRSKESLLDFIDLKKYTLLPNTAGCYTAEDAIRTCRLAREAGMSDMVKLEVLGDEKTLFPDNEELFKAAKVLIKEGFTVLPYTTDDPIVCKKLEEMGCAAVMPLGAPIGSGLGIRNPYNIRIILDTVKVPVIVDAGVGTASDAAIAMELGCDGVLMNTGIAGAQDPIAMAEAMKLAVRAGRLAYRAGRIPKKLYASASSPIEGMIG; encoded by the coding sequence ATGTCCAACGCAAGCGACAAGCTGATCATCGCCGGCCGGGAATTTAACTCCCGCCTTATGGTCGGGACCGGCAAATATGCAACCAATGAACAGATGGTACAGGCCCTTGAAGCCTCGGGAGCTGAAATAATCACCGTCGCGGTCCGGCGGGTAAATATCTCAGACCGAAGCAAAGAGTCGCTGCTCGATTTCATCGACCTAAAAAAATACACTCTCCTTCCCAACACCGCCGGCTGCTATACCGCTGAAGACGCCATCCGCACCTGCCGGCTTGCCCGTGAAGCGGGGATGTCCGACATGGTCAAGCTGGAGGTCCTCGGCGATGAAAAGACCCTCTTTCCCGACAACGAAGAGCTGTTCAAAGCCGCCAAGGTACTGATCAAAGAGGGCTTCACCGTCCTCCCCTACACCACCGACGACCCGATTGTCTGCAAGAAGCTCGAAGAGATGGGCTGTGCGGCGGTCATGCCGCTTGGCGCCCCCATCGGCAGCGGTCTCGGCATCCGCAACCCCTACAACATCAGGATCATCCTCGACACCGTCAAGGTGCCGGTTATCGTCGATGCCGGGGTTGGGACGGCTTCCGATGCCGCCATCGCCATGGAGCTCGGTTGCGACGGCGTCCTGATGAATACCGGCATTGCCGGAGCGCAGGACCCGATTGCCATGGCCGAAGCAATGAAGCTGGCAGTCCGGGCCGGACGGCTTGCCTACCGGGCCGGGCGGATTCCGAAAAAGCTTTATGCCTCCGCATCGAGCCCAATTGAGGGGATGATTGGCTAG
- the thiS gene encoding sulfur carrier protein ThiS gives MEVIINGEARTIEPMSVTELLRFLGIDTQRVAVELNLDILAKAAYDSTRLNDGDRLEIVHFVGGG, from the coding sequence ATGGAAGTGATCATCAACGGCGAAGCCAGGACCATCGAACCAATGTCGGTAACGGAGCTGCTCCGTTTCCTCGGGATCGACACCCAGCGGGTGGCAGTAGAACTGAATCTCGACATCCTCGCCAAGGCGGCCTACGACTCGACCCGGCTCAATGATGGCGACCGGCTGGAAATCGTCCATTTCGTCGGCGGTGGCTAG
- a CDS encoding menaquinol oxidoreductase: MKRTPEPVPPTDNPDFLPDRDLVRQETLRKIATLQKRANRGLWAMALFILVSMAALWDFSFLPSFPPAIRALLGKPPSITMISGALVLYTFSAIILILSRMMGGSEEYSGFAHVGYLTAFYGFYHFAKALDENYWAVFAAGLTILALESYHIWTFCSEAIRKEQEVLDIISKYRKP, encoded by the coding sequence ATGAAACGAACCCCGGAACCCGTGCCACCAACCGACAATCCTGATTTCCTGCCCGACCGTGATCTGGTCCGGCAGGAAACGCTCAGGAAAATTGCCACCCTGCAAAAAAGGGCCAACCGCGGTTTGTGGGCCATGGCCCTTTTTATTCTGGTCAGCATGGCTGCACTATGGGATTTCAGCTTTCTTCCATCCTTCCCGCCGGCAATCAGGGCTCTCCTCGGCAAACCACCGTCAATCACCATGATCAGTGGTGCGTTGGTCCTCTACACCTTTTCAGCGATCATTCTCATCCTTTCGCGAATGATGGGCGGATCCGAAGAGTATAGCGGCTTCGCCCATGTGGGCTATCTCACCGCATTCTACGGCTTCTATCATTTTGCCAAGGCACTGGATGAAAACTACTGGGCGGTCTTCGCAGCAGGGCTGACGATTCTGGCCCTTGAAAGCTATCACATCTGGACCTTCTGCTCCGAAGCGATCCGCAAAGAGCAGGAAGTTCTCGACATCATCAGCAAGTACCGGAAACCGTAG
- a CDS encoding HAMP domain-containing protein, with product MFRSFAAKAIVPPAIAVTGFVIVCCILLYSVIKTDMLNDTIRHETNLADTIVKSTRYAMLKDDRETLRNIIDNVGQQQGVEHARIFNKRGIIMFSAHPEDVNKLVDKNAAGCIACHAGPVPLTSMGRMEQARRYINEKGKNVIAITAPIYNEPECFNAACHVHPPGQKVLGTLDIGLSEEPLQKTLGILRNRMLIFCLMVLLLTVGGVSALLRRNVLMPIKELSEFILAINRGDHERKAPAYRDEVGDLAQSFQEMSQKLTKTEEALKEANATKAGKGNTPSANS from the coding sequence ATGTTCAGGAGTTTCGCTGCCAAGGCAATTGTCCCGCCCGCCATCGCCGTGACCGGTTTTGTCATCGTCTGCTGCATTCTTCTCTATTCGGTTATCAAAACCGACATGCTGAACGACACGATTCGACACGAAACGAATCTGGCCGACACCATCGTCAAGTCGACCCGGTATGCCATGTTGAAGGACGACCGGGAGACGCTTCGGAACATCATTGACAACGTCGGCCAGCAACAAGGGGTCGAACATGCTCGCATCTTCAACAAGCGAGGGATCATCATGTTCTCGGCCCACCCCGAAGACGTAAACAAACTGGTCGACAAGAACGCCGCGGGGTGCATCGCCTGCCATGCCGGGCCGGTACCGCTTACCAGCATGGGGAGAATGGAGCAGGCCCGCCGCTACATCAATGAAAAAGGCAAGAACGTCATCGCCATCACGGCCCCCATCTACAACGAACCGGAATGCTTCAACGCTGCCTGCCATGTTCACCCCCCGGGCCAGAAGGTGCTCGGCACCCTCGACATCGGCCTGTCCGAGGAACCGCTGCAGAAGACCCTCGGAATTCTCCGGAACCGGATGCTGATTTTTTGCCTGATGGTCTTGCTGCTGACCGTCGGAGGCGTCTCCGCCCTCCTGCGTCGCAATGTACTAATGCCAATCAAGGAGCTATCGGAATTCATCCTGGCTATCAACAGGGGAGATCACGAGCGGAAGGCACCGGCCTATCGTGACGAAGTGGGAGATCTGGCACAATCGTTCCAAGAGATGTCCCAGAAGCTCACAAAAACTGAAGAGGCCCTGAAAGAGGCCAACGCAACGAAAGCCGGCAAGGGAAACACCCCGTCGGCAAACTCTTAG
- a CDS encoding cytochrome c3 family protein, with translation MRLRCAFTLVTCIVLTAGLAWGITIKDVTFSTKDAGKIVFSHKAHIGKKGIENNCKACHNAIFDMKNKVTYTMADMEKGKSCGACHNGAKAFPLKECARCHAVREITFQVKATGPTPFSHKKHLTRYQNCNACHPRFFNAGPNKPATMADMEKGKSCGACHNGKTAFGVGECAKCHMVKEVALSSKDTGHIIFSHKMHAGKMNCSECHNKIYVPGRNTPVGMAAMEKGKSCGACHNGKTVFSVKDCAKCHPVKEVHFKVKGAGPATFSHAFHLGIYTCNNCHTKIFKAGRNNKVVTMVEMEKGKSCGACHDGKTAFSVREDCVKCHDM, from the coding sequence ATGAGATTGCGCTGCGCATTCACCCTCGTGACATGCATAGTCCTGACGGCAGGGCTTGCATGGGGGATTACCATCAAAGACGTGACATTCAGCACTAAAGATGCGGGCAAGATCGTCTTCAGTCACAAGGCCCACATCGGCAAAAAGGGAATCGAAAACAACTGCAAGGCATGCCATAACGCCATCTTCGACATGAAGAACAAAGTGACCTACACCATGGCGGATATGGAAAAAGGGAAATCCTGCGGCGCCTGCCATAACGGGGCCAAAGCCTTCCCGCTCAAGGAATGTGCCCGATGTCATGCCGTCAGAGAGATCACCTTCCAGGTGAAAGCCACCGGCCCGACGCCGTTCAGTCACAAGAAACATCTGACCCGCTACCAAAACTGCAATGCCTGCCATCCCAGGTTTTTCAACGCCGGGCCCAATAAACCGGCAACGATGGCCGACATGGAAAAAGGGAAATCCTGCGGCGCCTGTCACAACGGCAAAACCGCTTTTGGCGTTGGCGAATGTGCGAAATGCCATATGGTAAAGGAAGTTGCCCTTTCATCGAAAGATACCGGCCACATTATCTTCAGCCACAAAATGCACGCCGGCAAGATGAACTGCAGTGAATGCCACAACAAGATCTACGTCCCGGGGCGGAATACTCCGGTCGGCATGGCCGCCATGGAAAAAGGTAAGTCATGCGGCGCCTGTCATAACGGCAAGACTGTTTTCTCCGTAAAAGACTGCGCCAAGTGCCATCCGGTCAAAGAAGTTCATTTCAAGGTGAAGGGCGCCGGGCCTGCCACCTTCAGTCACGCCTTCCACTTGGGCATATACACCTGCAACAACTGCCATACCAAAATCTTCAAGGCTGGGCGAAACAACAAAGTGGTAACAATGGTCGAAATGGAAAAAGGAAAGTCGTGCGGCGCCTGTCATGACGGGAAAACGGCGTTCAGCGTCCGCGAAGACTGCGTGAAATGCCACGACATGTAA
- a CDS encoding cytochrome b/b6 domain-containing protein: MSGHNEHKEFIYLTPMPVRIWHWINALGIVTLCITGIQIRFPEYVNIFGTYKSAIRLHNTAGVTVSISYAVWLCYYLIIKGNLFKLYVPNVYDIKMGIFKQVLYYFYYFFKGGSSPHHATPDDKFNPMQKVAYMGLMLALLPLVILSGILIMNVAPLREWIIVLGGIKLLVSAHFLIACCFFAFLFVHIYLATMGHTPLAHFKPMWDGWEEIEHH; encoded by the coding sequence ATGAGCGGCCATAACGAACACAAGGAATTCATCTATCTGACGCCGATGCCGGTCAGGATCTGGCACTGGATCAACGCCCTCGGGATCGTCACCCTGTGCATCACCGGTATCCAGATCAGATTCCCAGAATATGTCAACATCTTCGGGACCTACAAGTCGGCGATCCGGCTGCACAACACCGCGGGAGTTACCGTTTCCATCTCCTACGCCGTCTGGCTTTGCTACTACCTGATCATCAAGGGTAACCTGTTCAAGCTGTATGTGCCGAACGTCTACGATATCAAGATGGGTATTTTTAAACAGGTTCTCTACTACTTCTACTACTTCTTCAAAGGTGGCTCGAGTCCCCATCACGCCACCCCCGACGACAAGTTCAACCCGATGCAGAAGGTTGCTTACATGGGGCTGATGCTGGCACTGCTCCCGCTGGTGATACTCTCCGGCATACTGATCATGAACGTGGCGCCACTGCGTGAGTGGATCATTGTCCTTGGCGGCATCAAGCTGCTGGTAAGCGCCCACTTCCTGATCGCCTGCTGCTTTTTTGCCTTCCTGTTCGTCCATATCTATCTGGCGACCATGGGGCATACTCCCCTCGCCCACTTCAAGCCGATGTGGGACGGCTGGGAGGAGATTGAACACCACTGA
- a CDS encoding cytochrome c3 family protein — translation MFKRRLTPALVLSLLVMLPMGVLAADKPQDECINCHGDKNISGKSGAHLYIDPLQYSETTHAVIGCTSCHESVTASHPDDGIRPSRATCKECHGPIQQEYSASLHANNAGCADCHNPHAVKPPMELSGKQMNTMCSKCHDTARMIKVHDKWLPQADLHIDALPCITCHTGSKSYVITMYIEKRTSDSPHSDFKVAKYEELSRFLPGDKDVTALIDKNGDNFISLEELRTFNKNAKYDNIRLWGMMTPEKVTHSYQILDNRWDCSFCHASGPKAMQTSFVAFPGKNGTFSRVAVEKGAILDLLYGTPDFYMMGSTRSTALSILGGLIISGGFLFAAGHGTLRFLTRNNRKEH, via the coding sequence ATGTTCAAGCGACGTTTAACACCAGCCCTCGTGCTATCGCTTCTGGTAATGCTGCCCATGGGAGTGCTCGCGGCGGATAAACCGCAGGACGAATGCATCAACTGCCACGGAGACAAAAATATTAGCGGGAAAAGCGGGGCTCATCTGTACATCGATCCGCTGCAATATTCCGAAACCACCCATGCAGTCATCGGCTGCACGTCCTGCCATGAATCGGTAACGGCAAGTCATCCGGATGATGGCATCAGACCGTCCCGGGCAACTTGCAAGGAATGCCATGGGCCGATCCAGCAGGAATACTCCGCCAGCCTTCACGCCAACAATGCCGGCTGTGCGGATTGCCACAACCCCCACGCCGTCAAGCCACCGATGGAGTTGTCGGGCAAGCAGATGAATACAATGTGCTCAAAATGCCATGACACGGCCCGCATGATCAAAGTCCACGACAAGTGGCTTCCCCAGGCCGACCTGCACATCGACGCCCTGCCGTGCATCACCTGCCACACGGGGTCGAAGAGCTACGTCATTACCATGTATATCGAAAAACGGACCAGCGATTCGCCGCACAGCGATTTCAAGGTGGCCAAGTACGAGGAATTATCGCGATTCCTTCCGGGCGACAAGGACGTAACTGCCCTGATCGACAAAAACGGCGACAACTTCATCTCTCTGGAAGAACTGAGGACCTTCAACAAGAACGCCAAATACGACAATATCCGGCTGTGGGGGATGATGACCCCCGAAAAGGTTACCCACAGTTACCAGATCCTCGACAATCGCTGGGACTGCAGTTTCTGCCATGCCTCGGGACCGAAAGCGATGCAAACCAGCTTCGTCGCGTTCCCTGGCAAGAACGGTACTTTTTCCCGCGTAGCGGTTGAGAAGGGAGCAATCCTCGACCTGCTCTACGGCACTCCCGACTTTTACATGATGGGTTCCACCCGCAGCACCGCCCTATCGATTCTCGGCGGACTGATCATCAGTGGCGGCTTCCTGTTCGCCGCCGGGCACGGGACCCTCAGATTCCTGACCAGAAACAACAGAAAGGAGCATTGA
- a CDS encoding response regulator: MLGLLIADNDTEARKQLADLFIEAGYNVIVTNSAANAIYGILKKAAQVVLLGSEFDEFKASDLIPLLKKCNRDLTIILVSDDSSLPVIRKLRKEGIFYHALKPVKPEDKEEIRQAVRCAFDNLMSCRAAR, from the coding sequence ATGTTAGGACTTCTCATCGCAGACAACGACACGGAAGCTCGCAAGCAACTGGCAGACCTTTTTATCGAGGCAGGCTACAACGTGATCGTCACCAATTCGGCAGCCAACGCCATTTACGGCATTCTCAAGAAGGCTGCCCAGGTTGTCCTTCTCGGCAGCGAATTCGACGAGTTCAAGGCCAGCGATCTGATCCCGCTGCTGAAGAAATGCAACCGGGATTTGACTATCATCCTTGTTTCCGACGACTCATCGCTGCCAGTAATCAGAAAACTTCGCAAAGAGGGAATTTTCTATCACGCCCTCAAACCGGTAAAGCCGGAGGATAAAGAGGAAATCCGGCAGGCTGTTCGTTGTGCCTTCGATAATCTGATGAGCTGTCGGGCAGCACGTTGA